One segment of Stenotrophomonas sp. SAU14A_NAIMI4_8 DNA contains the following:
- the ftsW gene encoding putative lipid II flippase FtsW gives MNDLSRQATRLEAIEGSYDKWLLGAIIALTGVGVVMVASSSIALMSSPFYYLNRHLIFLAVGIVLAVIAARTELKSIEQYNQVLLLGCFALLLVVFIPGLGSSVNGARRWINLGISKFQTVEAVKVLYIVWLSSYLVRFRDEVNATWPAMLKPLGVAGALVVLLLLQPDFGSSTLLLAITAGMLVLGGVNMPRMSMPVVIGLVGMSALAIIEPYRMRRITSFLDPWADQQGDGYQLSNALMAVGRGEWTGVGLGNSVQKLYYLPEAHTDFIFSVTAEEFGFLGTCVIIALYALLVGRTFWLGMRCVEMKRHFSGYIAFGIGLWISMQTFVSIGVNLGILPTKGLTLPLISSGGSSVLMTCVAMGLLLRVSYELKRAERRQAVRIGAADEGMPVAAASAPAAPVAPAAAASVANAAASTAAAAAPSAAARGTSRLQSRIEPTFGRLS, from the coding sequence ATGAACGACCTGTCCCGCCAGGCAACCCGCCTTGAAGCCATCGAAGGCAGCTACGACAAGTGGCTGCTGGGCGCGATCATCGCGCTCACCGGCGTGGGCGTGGTGATGGTGGCATCCAGTTCGATCGCGCTGATGAGCAGCCCGTTCTACTACCTCAACCGCCACCTGATCTTCCTGGCCGTGGGCATCGTGCTGGCGGTCATCGCCGCGCGCACCGAACTGAAGTCGATCGAGCAGTACAACCAGGTGCTGCTGCTGGGCTGCTTCGCGCTGCTGCTGGTGGTGTTCATTCCCGGCCTGGGCAGCAGCGTGAACGGCGCCCGCCGCTGGATCAACCTGGGTATTTCCAAGTTCCAGACCGTGGAAGCGGTGAAGGTGCTCTACATCGTCTGGCTGTCCAGCTACCTGGTGCGCTTCCGCGATGAAGTGAACGCGACCTGGCCGGCCATGTTGAAGCCGCTGGGCGTGGCCGGTGCACTGGTGGTGCTGCTGCTGCTGCAGCCCGACTTCGGTTCGTCCACCCTGCTGCTGGCCATCACCGCCGGCATGCTGGTGCTGGGCGGGGTGAATATGCCGCGCATGTCGATGCCGGTGGTGATCGGTCTGGTGGGCATGAGCGCGCTGGCCATCATCGAGCCGTACCGCATGCGCCGCATCACCTCGTTCCTGGACCCGTGGGCCGACCAGCAGGGCGACGGCTACCAGCTGTCCAACGCGCTGATGGCGGTGGGCCGCGGTGAGTGGACCGGCGTGGGCCTGGGCAATTCGGTGCAGAAGCTGTACTACCTGCCCGAAGCGCATACCGACTTCATCTTCTCGGTCACCGCCGAGGAATTCGGCTTCCTGGGCACCTGCGTGATCATCGCCCTGTACGCGCTGCTGGTGGGCCGTACCTTCTGGCTGGGCATGCGCTGCGTGGAAATGAAGCGCCACTTCTCCGGCTACATCGCCTTCGGCATTGGTCTGTGGATCAGCATGCAGACCTTCGTTTCGATCGGCGTGAACCTGGGCATCCTGCCGACCAAGGGCCTGACCCTGCCGCTGATCTCGTCCGGCGGTTCGTCGGTGCTGATGACCTGCGTGGCGATGGGTCTACTGCTGCGCGTGTCCTATGAATTGAAGCGCGCCGAGCGCCGCCAGGCCGTGCGCATCGGCGCGGCCGACGAAGGCATGCCGGTGGCAGCGGCCAGCGCGCCGGCAGCCCCGGTTGCACCGGCAGCGGCGGCTTCGGTGGCCAACGCTGCGGCCAGCACGGCGGCCGCGGCAGCGCCTTCGGCCGCCGCGCGTGGCACCAGCCGCCTGCAGTCGCGCATTGAACCGACCTTCGGGAGGCTGTCATGA
- the murC gene encoding UDP-N-acetylmuramate--L-alanine ligase, whose amino-acid sequence MIRRLHDTNDLVRAFPRVHFVGIGGTGMSGIAEVMLTLGYEVSGSDNADNAATRRLAGLGARIMRGHSAANVLGTDCVVVSSAIREDNPELMEARSQRIPIMPRAAMLAELMRFRRGIAVAGTHGKTTTTSLTAAVLSEGGLDPTFVIGGQLLAAGANAKLGGGQWLVAEADESDGSFLRLNPLMSIITNIDADHLENYGNDFARVQAAFAEFLQRLPFYGLAVLCIDDPEVAALAAKTPRHVMSYGMSPQADVRAENVVQEGSRMRFTLRLPQGTSQEVVLALPGKHNVLNALAAAAVGWQLGVAPDAIARALESFAGVGRRFNDLGEVTTASGAKVRIIDDYGHHPSELEAVFAAARGGWTDKRLVVAFQPHRYSRTRDQFDKFAAVLSSVDALVLSEVYPAGEEPIAGADSHALARAIRARGRSEPVVVGKAAELASVLPDVLQDGDLLLMMGAGDIGAVASQIAVEGFKAEGQA is encoded by the coding sequence ATGATCCGCCGCCTGCATGACACCAACGATCTGGTGCGCGCGTTCCCGCGCGTGCATTTCGTCGGCATCGGCGGCACCGGCATGAGCGGCATCGCCGAAGTGATGCTGACGCTGGGCTACGAAGTGTCCGGTTCGGACAACGCCGACAACGCGGCCACCCGCCGCCTGGCCGGTCTGGGTGCGCGCATCATGCGCGGCCATTCGGCGGCCAACGTGCTGGGCACCGACTGCGTGGTGGTGTCCAGCGCCATCCGCGAAGACAACCCCGAGCTGATGGAAGCGCGCAGCCAGCGCATTCCGATCATGCCGCGCGCGGCGATGCTGGCCGAGCTGATGCGCTTCCGCCGCGGTATCGCCGTGGCCGGCACCCATGGCAAGACCACCACCACCAGCCTGACCGCGGCGGTGCTGAGCGAAGGCGGCCTGGACCCGACGTTCGTGATCGGTGGCCAGCTGCTGGCCGCCGGTGCCAACGCCAAGCTGGGCGGTGGCCAGTGGCTGGTGGCCGAGGCCGACGAAAGCGATGGCAGCTTCCTGCGCCTGAACCCGCTGATGTCGATCATCACGAACATCGATGCCGACCACCTGGAAAACTACGGCAACGATTTTGCCCGCGTGCAGGCCGCGTTCGCCGAGTTCCTGCAGCGCCTGCCGTTCTATGGCCTGGCCGTGCTGTGCATCGACGACCCGGAAGTGGCCGCGCTGGCCGCCAAGACCCCGCGCCACGTGATGAGCTACGGCATGAGCCCGCAGGCCGACGTGCGTGCGGAAAACGTGGTGCAGGAAGGTTCGCGCATGCGCTTCACCCTGCGCCTGCCGCAGGGCACCAGCCAGGAAGTGGTGCTGGCCCTGCCGGGCAAGCACAACGTGCTGAACGCCTTGGCCGCTGCGGCGGTGGGCTGGCAGCTGGGCGTGGCGCCGGACGCGATCGCGCGTGCGCTGGAAAGCTTTGCCGGCGTCGGCCGTCGCTTCAACGATCTGGGCGAAGTGACCACCGCCAGCGGCGCCAAGGTGCGCATCATCGACGATTACGGCCATCACCCCAGCGAGCTGGAAGCGGTGTTCGCCGCGGCGCGCGGCGGCTGGACCGACAAGCGCCTGGTGGTGGCGTTCCAGCCGCACCGTTACAGCCGTACCCGCGACCAGTTCGACAAGTTCGCCGCCGTCCTGTCCAGCGTGGATGCGCTGGTGCTGAGCGAGGTCTACCCGGCCGGTGAGGAACCGATCGCCGGTGCCGATTCGCACGCGCTGGCCCGCGCCATCCGTGCGCGCGGCCGCAGCGAGCCGGTGGTGGTGGGCAAGGCCGCCGAGCTGGCCAGCGTGCTGCCGGACGTGCTGCAGGACGGTGACCTGCTGCTGATGATGGGCGCCGGCGACATTGGCGCCGTGGCCAGCCAGATCGCGGTGGAAGGTTTCAAGGCGGAGGGCCAGGCGTGA
- the murG gene encoding undecaprenyldiphospho-muramoylpentapeptide beta-N-acetylglucosaminyltransferase codes for MSAAPTTTASNRPVMILAGGTGGHIFPGLAVARVLRERGVPVTWMGADGAMETRLVPQHGIHIDTLAITGLRGKGKLALLAAPWRLMRALRAAGMIIRQRQPRAVVAFGGFASGPGGMATRLHGLPLIVHEQNRAPGLTNRILSRYARRLLTGFPGTFAKGEEFVGNPVRAEIAAIAPPEQRFADRHGPLRVLVVGGSQGARALNTGVPQAIAALGAGVPVQVRHQSGEKMHAEAVEAYAKAGVQAEITPFIADMADAFAWADLVVCRSGASTLAELCAVGVGSVLVPFPAAVDDHQTRNAEYLVERNAAVLLKQDGTLADGIAALLRELSENPARRMQMAQAARALAKVDAAERIADIILEEAV; via the coding sequence ATGAGTGCCGCCCCGACCACCACCGCCAGCAACCGCCCGGTGATGATTTTGGCCGGCGGTACCGGCGGCCACATCTTCCCCGGCCTGGCCGTGGCCCGCGTGCTGCGCGAACGTGGCGTGCCGGTCACCTGGATGGGCGCCGACGGCGCGATGGAAACCCGCCTGGTGCCGCAGCACGGCATCCACATCGATACGCTGGCCATCACCGGGCTGCGTGGCAAGGGCAAGCTGGCCCTGCTGGCCGCCCCGTGGCGGCTGATGCGCGCGCTGCGCGCGGCCGGCATGATCATCCGCCAGCGCCAGCCGCGTGCCGTGGTTGCCTTCGGTGGTTTCGCGTCCGGACCCGGTGGCATGGCCACGCGCCTGCATGGCCTGCCGCTGATCGTGCACGAACAGAACCGTGCGCCAGGCCTGACCAACCGCATCCTGTCGCGCTATGCGCGCCGCCTGCTGACCGGCTTCCCCGGCACCTTCGCCAAGGGCGAAGAGTTCGTCGGCAACCCGGTGCGCGCGGAAATCGCCGCCATCGCACCGCCGGAACAGCGCTTCGCCGACCGCCACGGTCCGCTGCGCGTACTGGTGGTCGGTGGCAGCCAGGGCGCACGTGCGCTGAACACCGGCGTGCCGCAGGCCATTGCCGCGCTGGGCGCCGGCGTGCCGGTGCAGGTGCGCCACCAGAGCGGCGAGAAGATGCACGCCGAAGCGGTCGAGGCGTATGCCAAGGCCGGTGTGCAGGCTGAGATCACGCCCTTTATCGCCGACATGGCCGACGCCTTCGCCTGGGCCGACCTGGTGGTGTGCCGTTCCGGCGCGTCCACCCTGGCCGAGCTGTGCGCGGTGGGCGTGGGCAGCGTGCTGGTGCCATTCCCCGCCGCCGTTGATGACCACCAGACCCGCAACGCGGAGTACCTGGTGGAGCGCAACGCAGCCGTGTTGCTGAAGCAGGACGGAACGCTGGCCGACGGCATTGCCGCACTGCTGCGCGAACTGTCCGAAAATCCCGCCCGCCGCATGCAGATGGCGCAAGCCGCGCGTGCCCTGGCCAAGGTCGATGCCGCCGAGCGCATCGCCGATATCATTCTTGAGGAAGCAGTATGA